CGCCCCTAATGCAAAATAGTCGATATGTGTAGAGAGTAAATTTCCAAACCCATTCCTTTCATATACGGCTTCTCCATTAATATTCCCCTGCAATTCAGAGTAGCTTGACCAAACTTTAACTGGTAGTGAAATAGAAGAAACGGATACCTTTGAGTTATCTGCTTTTGTTAATGATACCGAGTTTGCGGTAAGTGGAAAATAATCACTTACAAACGCATCATCCTTAATAGTTACATTAACGTTTAATAAGGTGGTTACGTCTTCTAGGTTAGATTCAGTCGTCGTTAATGTGATAATGGTGCCATTATCTGAATCAGTGGTTTCAAGGTGAACCTTTTCCTTCCATTCCTCCACAACAGAGATTTCTTTGATATCTATCACATCTTTATTGTATTGGTAGGAAAAGCTTAGCTTTTTCCACGGATCAAGATTATTTGTACGGAATGCAAAATCCATGCTATCACCTGACAAGGCTTCTTTTTGCGTCGGAATACTAGCAACGTATGGTGCTCCTTTTCTTACAAGGTTGTAGTTTTTTTGTAAAGAAGCAATACCTGCTCGGTCTCTTCCTAGAATACTTAAGTTCATTACGTTTAAGTGACGCGGAAAAGAAGCATTGATAGCAAATTCACCATCATCACTTAATGGAGTATTTTGCCAAAAACTGCCACTCTTATATCTTACCGAGTTATTTCCTTGATTTACATCAATACCTGTTGTCTTAGCTGATTCAATTTGATTATCATGAATGCTGCCTTCCAATGAATAAGTGGTATTTTCAGGCTCCACTTCAATAATTTCTGTTTCTACATCCATTTCTAACGTTGGCATTTCTTTATCAATGATAAAGGGCATATTCACCAAAAGTTCTTCCCCATCATCTTTGATAAAAACAAATTTTAAATAATACGACCCAGGAGTTGCTTTAGTTGTTTCATGAGTAATCGGTGAATCGGGATTATTGGTAAAAGGGTAATATTCCCCATTGGAGAACGTGTAAAATGAATACGGCTTTTCCACTTGTAGAAATGCTCCGTCCATGCTTCCTACAAAACCTAATTCATCCCCAGTATTAGCGTCCGTTAAATATACATCGATATTTCTCATGTGTGAATAGAGGGAAAACTTGGTATTCATGGCAGTCGGACCACCACCATAGTTTTCTCTAATGGTTGATAAGGTGTCATTCGCCGTTAAGTACTCTATACCATCTTTCGAGAGTCTAAATGCGAAAGGAACTTGGTAGCTATCTGTTTCATCTTCCACGTTTGTGAAGGTAATAGTACCTTCATAAACTCCTTCTTCCGCCGTATTTGGTATAGTTAAGAAAATATTATTTGTTACTTTTTTATTAGCTGCAATACTAACTGTTTTTTTTGTATTCACTTTTACTCCATTTTTTGCTCCATCCTTCGAACCGCGAATTCCTACATGGAATTGTGAATCAATAGTAAATGTCACCTTCTTATCTAGATGATTAGTAATGGTAATACTTGCATTCTCTCGATGATGAGAATCATTGGTGATAAGTGTTCCCAACGCTAAAGCACCTGTCACGGATGGAGCCCACTTTTTCTCACCATCTATAAATGTCTCGGTTTTACCCATTACTTTAATGGTCACAGAAGCCGTTTCTGCCTTCCAAGCATTAACTCTACCAGCCCCGATATCAAAAACGCTGTTCGCACCATTAATTGGCTCCGCTGAATTCATTAAAAGTGCTTTGATATCTCCAGGAGTTAGAGAAGGGTATGCTTCTAATAGCAAAGCAGCAATTCCTGCGACATATGGAGTAGCCATTGATGTGCCAGATAATTTCGCATATGCCGAGGAATAATCTTTTTCTTTCCCACCATAGTAATGTGGTACAGTGGATAATATATTCCCACCTGGCGCAACAATTTCTGGTTTTATATCATACGTAAGTCTTGCTGGCCCACGTGAACTGAAAGAAGACAGCGTATCATCCTGAACAACCACAGTTGGAACTAATTTAGTAAAAGTAAAAGTCATTTCATCTATTGCTAGAATTTGTTTAATTTTATCTCCTTGCACCCCTCGCAGATGATAGGTAGGTACAAAGTTTTCATTTTCGCGATATACAACCCCATTATAATCCCCATACCCTGGCGTATAACTGAACACTACTGCTGCACCATGTTCTTTAGCAATCGCAATTTTCTCATCTGTACGAATAGAACCCGTTTTTATCAAGACTATTTTTCCATTTACATCTATATTTTCATAATCGCTTTGCATTCCATTCCCAGCATCTATTACCTCGAAAGTTTTTCCTTCTAATGATCTCGGTGAATTCTCCATTCCAGCAGTTGCATATCGAACTTCGCTCGACTCTTTGCCTTCCTCATATAAGAATTCTCCTTCAAAATCTGGATATGCAACCATCGTGTTAGTAGACCCAACGGTAATATTCAAAGCAGAAGCAGCAGGAGATCCGATCGAATATAACGAAGAACCAGTATTCCCTGCAGCGGAAACGGTTGTAACGCCTGCAAGTACGGCATTATTAAGGGCCACGGAAAAGGGGGATAGCGGATCATTTATGTTATTCCCTAACGATAAATTGATAATATCCATTTCTGCTTGAACAGAATATTCAATTCCTGCTAATATGTCTTCCATCGTCCCTGTTCCATATGGCCCTAAAACACGATAAGCATACAATTCCACCCCCGGTGCTACACCTAATACGGCTAAAGGCGATTCATTTTTATTCTGACCTGCTATGATTCCGGCAACATGTGTACCATGGGAAGTATAAAAGGCGTTTGAGCCGAGAGTTTCTGGGAGGCCCGATTCAAGCCAATCTGAATAGGTAGCCTCCATTGGATCATCATCTTCATCAACGAAGTCATACCCACCATGATATACATCCTGTAAATCTGGGTGATGATAATCTATACCTGTATCTAATACAGCTACTTTTACACCTTTGCCTGTTAGCCCTTTTTCATGTAATTTGTTTACCCCTGTCAATTCAAGTGGATGCTTCCCGTCATATGCTTGTCGTGTTACATCCTCCTTGTTTTCGGGTAATTCTAATTGAATTGTTTCGTTTTCCCAGATGTTTTTTATCACTTTCGATTTTAATAGTTTTGGAATATCAGAGGTTGGTAAATGAACAGTCACCCCATTAAACGCTTCTTTATAGCTTTTTGTAACTTCTCCGTCTATATTTAATTCTAATAGATCTTCCGCAAAAATTTGGTGATCTTTCTCCACTAACTGTTGCCCTTCCTCAATGGAGGCTGTTTCCCCCTCTGCCTCTTTCATAGCTACAGCTGTTTTTGGAGTGAAATGGTTGAATTCCACAATAATCGAGATTTCTTCATCACTGGAATAATCAATGTCACCAGGAAGGTTCACTTCTGAAGTTACCGATGACGTTAAGTCGTTAATAGCCCTCCTTTTTTCTGCTGATAGTAATGTCATCGCATCCTCTATCCCTATATTCCCCTCTGCTACAACTGTGTTAGGATTTGAAATGGCTGGTGTAATACTACTTATGAATAATGCACCAACCAACATCAACCCTACGATTTTTTTCCTTTTCAACTGCCTCTCCCCCAACTTGATAGTACTGATTACCTCAGTCATTACTAGTAATTCGTGAAAATGTGAGGGTTCCCTATTGGGGGAATTTTTTAGGTAAAAAGTATGAAGAAGGGATTAATGACAATAAAAGTTGCAAGTGATTTTCCCCATAAAAAAACCACACCCATATTTTTCATAATGGATGTGGTTTTTATTTTATTTAATTCGTACTTCCTTATTGGATGTTCAGCTCGTTCAAGATTCTTTCTAAGGTTTGTCCTTTATAATTCTTCTTAGGTTTTGGCGCATTTTGGATGGTCGGATTTTGCATGAAGTAGTTGTTTACAACAAAAGCCATATCCTTTTCATCTACAATGCCGTCATAGTTAATATCGGCTTCGCGTTTATCAGTACCCCAATGCGATTGGATGTACACTGCGTCCATGATATCGATGACATCATCTTTATTAACATCCCCACCGATTGCAGTTTTATAAGGCAGATATTTTCTTTGGCTGGTTACTTTACCATCATCATGGAATCCAACATTAAATGTATTGTGCACAGTAAAATGCCCAGGTACATTTAGCTCGAATTGGAATTCTTCATCCGTTAAAGGCAAATATGGAATCTGGTAATTTGTTGACGATGAAGAAGAAAATCTTCCTTGATATACCTTGCCGTCCTTACCAGTTGCATGTACTTTGACACCGACCTTCTTGTAATCATTTGAGTTTGGAGTTCCACTCAAATTCATAAATGCTTCTGCAGCTACACCTCCGTACACCATTGAGTACGTTGCCTTGACAAAAATCATCGGATTTGCACTCAATGCTTCCTTCATTTCATTATTCGTATCCGTGTAAGATACAGTCATATACCTGGCATAAAATATAGGGGCTTGCGAATATCTGTCGTCCTTCATCTTAAACTCTATATCCGCTAGGGAAAGGTCATTAGACAATGCCGGCACTCCATCCTTCGTTGATACTGTAACTGTCAATTTGTTGTAATCCCCAAATTCTTTTACATCCTCTACTTTTATATCAACTGCATCACTAACGCTGCTGTGCGTCGTTACAGTCGGTTCAGCCAAGGCATTATTATACTGCAACGTATACACAGCTTCTTTTACATCGGTTACATTGTCTAGGGTTAAAGTCGTTTGTACAGACTCTCCCATATTTGCAAATATTTTTTCAGTCTGCATATTTGCGTGCGGCTCTCCTTCACGAATAACGTAGATCATTCTACTATTATTCCATGTTTGATTGGACGCAGCATCTCTCCCGTAAAACCAAAGTTGCATAGGTCTTGTTTGATTGATAGGAATATCAACAGAGAAAGTGCCATCTTCATTAACAGGAATCTGTACCGGTCGGCCTCCAAGCTGATCATGATAAAACATTTCATTACTTCCTTGAGAAACATCAAATCCTGCGGCCTTCATATCTTGCGTTTCTTTATCGAAAATAGAACCCGTGACGTTTATTGTAGTTTCTTTAGGAGTGTATTCGTATACATCCTCTTTTATATTAAGATCAAGTTCCGGTGCGATACTCTCCATATAAATGGTAGATTCTTTAGAGAAAGTTTTTCCTGCATCATTTGTCCCTACGAATTTCAATTTGTAAGATCCTTGCTTGGCTATTTTCGGGTTATAAGCAATTGGCTTGTCCGCATCACCAGTAAACGGATAGTAATACCCTTCAAATACATGCTTAATCCCAAGATCCACTTTCTCATTCATCAACATACCATCATATGTTCCGATAAATCCTAATTCTTCGTTTGTTTTTCCATCCACTAAAAACACATCGAGTGTACGCATATGGGATGTTAAATTCAAATATACATCTGTGTATCGTCTTGCCGCATTATAATCTTTCGTAGTTGTAATTGCTTTATTAAGTATTTCTACAAACTCGATTCCTTCCTTTGTCGTGCGGATAGCAAACGGGACTTGATATGTCTCTTCCGGATTTACTTGGTTTGTATAGGTAATATAGCCTTCATACGTTCCTAACGCTGCCGTTTTGGGAATCGTAATGAAGACATTCGTTTTCTTTTTCCCCTTTCCATTCACTTTTACTTTCTTATCTGCGGAAATTTGAACACCGTTAGCATCTGCGTCGTTTGATGTTCGATAATCGTTTTGGAATCGTCCTTCCAATACTTGAAACTCTATATTTACATCAAATGTTTTTGCTTGTTTACTATTGTTGTAGATAGTAAGAGAACGTTGATCTGTCACATTGGTTCCATCCGGTGCAAAGGTTCCAAAGCTGATTGCCCCTGTTTTATCTTGTACCATCTTATAATTACCTTTTTTGTCTAATTTCCCTTGTGTTTCATCGCTTACTTCGATTCGGCTTTGAGAATGAATAGCTTCGTACGGATCCACTACACCTGCTCCCACTTCATAAACGCTATATTCCCCATTTAGTGGATCTGCCGTGTTCATCAATACTTGCTTCACTTGTTCAGGAGTGAAATCTGGGTTCGCTTGTAATAATAATGCAGCTACCCCAGCCACATTCGGGCTTGCCATCGAAGTTCCTGATAGTCTTTTATAGGCATATTGATAGTTTCCGATTTGGTCTTCCCCATGCATATACGAAGGTACTGTAGAGAAAACAGATACGCCTGGTGCTATTACTTCCGGCTTGATATCATATGTCGTACGAGCCGGTCCACGTGAACTAAAGGATGCAAGCTTGTTTCCTTCCGTCACTACTTCCCCAATTTCATTAAAGGAGAATTCCGAAGTGCCATTTACGTTTTGTTTCAACAGCTTTCCTTGTTCATAGGATAGGGAAAATGTCGGAATCATTCCGTACCCTTCTCCTAGATACGAGGGAATGAATCCTTCTCCTTGAATGTTATTAGCCATTAATACTGCTTTTGCTCCATGTTTTTGCGCTTCTTTAATCTTGGCATCCAATGTGAGAATTCCTCTATCGACTAGGACAATCTTTCCCTTCACATCTTTGTTGTTAAAATCAGAAGCAGCCCCATATCCAGCGTATATGATTGGAAGACTCTGACCCTTTAGCTCTTCTACTTTATCATCTAGACTTTTTGCCAAAAGTTTTAGGTCTGCTGTTACATCTTCCAATGTACCTTTAGATGTTTCAATCATTTCTGGTGTATCGCTTGCTCCAACTGTAATAGCTAAGGCAGCAGTACCTGGGGACCCAAGTGTGTACATACTGTCTCCGCTGTTACCAGCAGAAACAACTGACGTCACTCCCGCCATCACTGCATTGTTCAATGCCATACTAGTAACATAGAGAGGGTCATTGTAGGATCGGCCCAGAGAAAGGTTGATTACATCCATTCCATCTAGCACAGCCCGGTCAATTGCTGCCAGTATAGCTTCCGTTGAACCAGAACCATATTGCCCTAATACACGGTACGCATAAATATCCGCTTCCGGTGCTACACCAGTCACGGCGTAATCTGCATTATTTTTACCTTGTCCTGCAATAATACCCGCTACATGGGTTCCATGTTGCGTATAATAAGTGGAACCTGTCAAAGGATTAATTTCTGCGTACCCCGATTTTTTCCAATCATCATATGTTGTCTCCATCGGGTCATTATCGTTATCGACAAAATCATAGCCGCCTTTATAAGCATCCTTTAAATCAGGATGATTATAATCAATTCCTGTATCGATAACTCCTACCTTAATCCCTTTACCTGTTAATCCTTCGTGGTGCAATTGATCCACACCAGGGAATGTCAATCTTTTGGTTTCTGTCGTTTTATCAGATGATTTTTGTTCCACAGGAGGCTCTACTTGCACTGTTTCATTACTCCAAACTGCTTTTACTACCTTGGACTGCATTAATGCCTCCACTTTATTAGAAGGTAATTCCATAGATACCCCGTTAAGAGAGTGCTTATACGATCTTTTAATTTTATAGAAATCTTGCTTCTTTTTTACATCTTCTTGATAAATGCTCTGTAAGTCTTTCTTGAACGTCTCATGAGCAGCATCGGCCTTTTGCTCTGCCTCAGCTAACGACACTTTTTTCCCTTTTACGGCCTCTTCTACTACTGCTGTCTTAGCAGGCTTGTCCTTGAATTCAACGATAACGGAAACTTTATCATCGCTCTCCAAATTCACTTCAGGCGCTAATTGCAAACCAGACTGATCGCTGATTTGTAATTTATTCAACGCTTCACGTTGGGCTGGTGTGAGATTTGTTAAAACCTGGTTAATGCTTGATGGTGTTTCGGCATGAACGTTTAATGGATTGTTAACCGGCGCAAATGCACTGAACATAAGGCCAGTTGCCAATGCCAAGGTTGTGGCCTTCTTGAAAACTTTCTTTTTCATTTTTCTTTTCCCCTCTTTCTTCCTTTGATAGTTTCATTGTATCGACATTTTACGAGATATTATTTTTGCAAAATTCCATCAAATCACTTTTTTTAGAGAAACGAAATATACGTGCATTTGAGACACAAATAAAAACAAGGATGTCCGAATATCAATACTCATGACATTTGGACATCCTTGTTTATCAATTCATCTTTCATCGATGGCTTACCGGTTAAGTTTTCCATTGGTTCCTGCTTTTATGACTCTCTTAGCTTGTCCAGCTCATGCAATAAAGTTGCTTGCAAATGACACTGCAGCCCAGCTCTATGATACCTCTTTAGTGAAATTAAAAACCTCTATTTAATTTAGCCACTGATAGCTCCCGTATGGTCACCTCAGAATCTACGCAGTACAGCACTATCCATTATGTTTAATCAAATTGTTTAATATCCAGCAGCAACAACAGCCTCCTTTCTTCCTGGTTTTCAAATAGAGTTGGTATTCAAAATAAAAAAAGCCGATAACTGCAAGTCGACTTTTTTCGTTATTTAAGATCAGTCTATTTACTCCCTCTTTTATCCAAAATAAGCGTTAATACTGTAAATAAGCGTTAACCTCTTTTGTATTGCTTTTCTTTTTGAAAGAACTGCTCCCACTTCATCACGACGACTTTTTGTCTCATCACCAACATGAGGAGTAAGAGTCCTATAAGCACAGCAACCATGGCAGTTGGAGAAAATTCCGTGATAAATTGGCCAAAGACGGTATAGATGATAGCGAGAGGAATATTAGTCAGGAGAGAAGCTTTTGCATAGTTAGAAAAGCTTTTTGTCGTTTCAATCAAGCAGAGAGAAAGTAAGTGGAAGTGGATGAATGGGATCAGACGCATGATAGTGATCTGTCCAACCGAAAAGTTTGCCCGGTTGCCAAAGAGCCTTTCTTTCATTCTTAAAATTTTCCCGAATATGCTAGGAAACTGCTGGTATAAGAAGTAGAAAAATAAACTGGATAATGTTAAGCCTGCCACAGAGTAGATACTCCCGATTACCCCGCCGAACAAGGCTCCACCGGCAATGCAGATGATGACTACCGGAATAAACAAAACTTGTCTTAATATATGGAAAAGAATAAAACCTAGAGAAGCCAGCCACCAATGACTTTCAATCACGACAAAGAGTACGTTCATTTTTTCGTCCATTTTGGCTTGCCTCCTAGTATTAATATTAAAGCTTATTCAACTATCAATATTTTATGTTAACTTATCAGGCTGTGAGAAAATACCCCCAAAACCCGATATGTAAAAATGTTATGAATGGTAGACCTATACGGAATAACAGGAGCTTGGTTTTATGACGGAATGTTTGCATCCCCATCCACGTACCTAGTGCGCCGCCAAGCAAGGCAATTCCCCATAGATGTAATTCAGGTATTCTCCAGCGATGTTCGATGGCTCTTTGTTTATCTACTTTCATAATAATGAAGCCTACAATGTTTATAAAGATATAATAACCGACGAGTACTTCCATCATATCCTCCGACGTTCGAATGTGTGCACACATTTTGTAGACTGACTTCACTATCAGTCTCGATATTATTTTATCAAAACACAAAAGAGGCTACCAAATTGTTAGCCTCCTTTGTTTGGATAATTATTTATTTAAGCTGTTTTTCGCAGCAGTTGCCAATTCAGCAAATGCTTTTTCGTCGCTAACTGCTAGCTCAGCTAACATTTTGCGGTTTACTTCGATTCCAGCTACTTTCAAACCGTGCATTAGACGGCTGTAAGAAAGACCGTTCATGCGAGCCGCTGCGTTGATACGAGCGATCCAAAGCTTACGGAAGTCGCGCTTTTTCTGGCGACGATCGCGATAAGCGTACATTAGGGATTTCATTACTTGTTGGTTAGCTACTTTATATAAAGTATGTTTAGAACCGTAATAACCTTTGGCTAATTTAATGACTTTTTTACGACGTTGGCGTGTTACTGTACCGCCTTTAACTCTTGGCATTATGAATACCTCCTATAAAAAATATTATCTTAAGTTGTCTAACATGTGACGGATGCGTTTGAAATCACCTTTGCTTACCATAGCTGATTTACGCAATTTACGCTTTTGCTTTTGAGACTTGTTAGCGAATAAGTGACTTGTGTATGCGTGAGAACGCTTTAAGCTACCAGATCCAGTTTTCTTGAATCTTTTCGCTGATCCGCGATGAGTTTTCATTTTAGGCATTGGAGTTCCTCCTCATATGAATTACTTTTCGTTTTTTGGTGCCAAAATTAAGAACATGCTACGCCCATCCATTTTTGGATGAGACTCAATTGTTGAAACTTCTGCACAAGCTGCAGAGAAACGATCTAGCACACGCTGACCGATTTCTTTATGCGTAATCGCACGACCTTTGAATCGAATCGATGCTTTTACTTTGTCTCCTTTTTCAAGGAACTTGATTGCATTGCGAAGTTTCGTATTGAAGTCATGCTCATCAATAGTAGGACTTAAACGAACTTCCTTTAAGCTGATTACTTTTTGGTTTTTACGCGCTTCTTTATCTTTCTTCTGTTGCTCGAAACGGAACTTTCCGTAGTCCATAATTCGGCATACAGGAGGTTTCGCATTAGGCGCAACCATTACTAAGTCAAGGTTAGCACGTGCTGCAATTTCCAGCGCTTCTACTTTTGACTTAATTCCTAGCTGGTCTCCATTTTGACCGATTAGACGTATTTCGCGGGCACGAATGCCATCGTTTACCATCATGTCCTTGCTAATAATTAGCCACCTCCAAGGTTTATTCCGAATACCGTTTGACGAACAATTTACTCTTTTGTACAAACAAAAAAGTGTGGGTGTACACATACACCCACACTTTACGATTACGTAAGTAAAAGATAGAATCTTTCTCGTAAAACCTGCCAACTGCATAAAATGCGTCAATCAGGTGAGAAGCGGGTGCTTCTTCTTGTCCTCAAACAAGTATTCAATTTGACCTTGTATAATATATCATTAATGATGATTGATTGTCAAGAATTCGTATCAAATGAAACAACGTTTTAAATGATATCAGATAAATTGCGATTGCGCAATAGTTTTTTTCTCTGGGTGTAAACTCCACCTCTCCTTTCGTTCCGGGTGGTCGCTTTCCGCGGGACGGTGCTTGAGCCTCCTCACAACGCTTCAGGGGTCTAAACCTACCGTTATCCCCCGCAGGAGTCAACCACCCTGCACTACAGTCGGCAGGGGGAATTTTCAATTACATTGTAACTAAGGCTTACTGTCGGAAAGTACCCATTTACTGTCAGAACGGAGTGAAATACTGTCCGAAATTTAAAAATACGAGCGAAAGTGAGGCATTTACTGTCCAAATTACCTCGAATACAAGCCAAACGACAAACTCTGCCAAATTGCGACACCCACCCCTGAGTGCAGCCCGTAACCCTACCACAACAAAGGGGAACACCCTGGCACCTTCAGCCAGGACATTCCCCCGTATCACGAAAAGCCTATCTCTTCGCTTCTTTCACCAGTTCACCCACAAATTTCTCTAGGGAGATTGTTTCGGATTTTTGTTCGCCGTATTTACGGACGTTTACTGCGCGTTCTTGGATTTCGTTGTCGCCTAGCACTAACATGTATGGGATCTTTTGCATTTGTGCTTCACGGATTTTGTAGCCGATCTTTTCGTTTCTTTCGTCCATTTCTACGCGGATTCCTTTTGATTTCAGAAGGTCTTGCACTTCTTTTGCATAATCAAAATGTGCATCAGGTGATACAGGGATCACTTGGACTTGTACTGGCGCCAACCAAGTTGGGAATGCACCTTTGTACTCTTCGATCAGGAATGCCACAAAGCGTTCCATAGTGGAAACGACACCACGGTGGATAACAACCGGACGGTGTTGCTTGCCGTCTTCCCCTACATAAGTGAGGTCGAATTTCTCTGGTAGTAAGAAGTCAAGCTGCACAGTGGATAGAGTCTCTTCTTTTCCAAGGGCTGTACGTACTTGAACGTCTAACTTAGGACCGTAGAATGCTGCTTCGTCGATTGCTTCGAAATAATCAAGACCAAGCTCATCCATTGCTTCCTTCAGCATGCCTTGTGCTTTTTCCCACATTGCATCGTCATCAAAATACTTCTCTTTATTTTCTGGATCACGGTAGGAAAGACGGAAGGAATAGTCATCCAAGCCGAAATCTTTATACACTTCAAGTACAAGGTTGACAACACGCTTCAGCTCATCCTTAATTTGATCAGGACGGACGAAGATATGTGCATCATTTAGAGTCATTCCACGTACACGTTGCAGTCCTGCCAATGCTCCAGACATTTCATAGCGGTGCATTGTGCCAAGTTCCGCGATACGTACAGGAAGTTGACGGTAACTGTGGATACTGTTCTTGTACACCATCATATGGTGCGGACAGTTCATTGGACGAAGAACAAGTTGCTCGTTATCCATTTCCATTGGAGGGAACATGCCGTCCTGATAGTGATCCCAGTGACCGGAAGTTTTGTATAGCTCCACGCTACCCATTACTGGAGTGTATACGTGGTCATAGCCAAGCTCTACTTCTTTGTCGACGATATAGCGTTCGATTACGCGTCGGATTGTTGCACCTTTTGGCAACCATAGCGGCAAGCCTTGCCCAACTTTTTGGGAGTTGAAGAAAAGGTCAAGCTCTTTACCAATTTTACGGTGATCACGCTCTTTTGCTTCTTCTAACAGGCGAAGGTGCTCATCAAGTTCTGCTTTTTTGAAGAACGCTGTTCCGTAGATACGCTGCAGCATTTTATTTTTGCTGTCGCCTCTCCAGTATGCACCTGCAATGCTTAACAGTTTAAACTCTTTGATTTTCCCAGTGGATGGTACGTGGATGCCACGGCAAAGGTCAAAGAACTCGCCTTGTTCGTAAATGGAGATTGTTTCTCCTTCTGGTAGTTCGCGGATCAATTCAAGCTTCAGTTCATCGTTCAGCTCTTCGTAGCGGCGCAATGCTTCTTCTCTGCTTACTTCCACACGAACAACATCCAAGTTTTCGCTGACGATTTTCTTCATTTCTTTTTCGATCTTTTGAAGGTCTTCTGGAGTTAGTGATTCCTCCATGTCGATATCGTAGTAGAATCCGTTCTCGATTACTGGACCGATTCCTAGTTTTACATTGCCGTATAGGCGTTTGATCGCTTGTGCCATCAAGTGGGCAGTACTGTGTCGCATGATTCCAAGCGCTTCGTCGGAGTCTTGCATGATGATGCTGATTTCTCCGTCTATATTAATCGGGGAACGCAGGTCAATGAGTTCTCCGTTAAGCTTTCCAGCGATTGCTTTCTTTTTCAGACCCGGACTGATGGATGCAGCGATATCTTCTGTTGTTGTACCACGTTCAAACTCCTTTACCGCTCCGTCTGGAAATGTGATCTTCATTAA
This window of the Sutcliffiella horikoshii genome carries:
- a CDS encoding TVP38/TMEM64 family protein — its product is MDEKMNVLFVVIESHWWLASLGFILFHILRQVLFIPVVIICIAGGALFGGVIGSIYSVAGLTLSSLFFYFLYQQFPSIFGKILRMKERLFGNRANFSVGQITIMRLIPFIHFHLLSLCLIETTKSFSNYAKASLLTNIPLAIIYTVFGQFITEFSPTAMVAVLIGLLLLMLVMRQKVVVMKWEQFFQKEKQYKRG
- a CDS encoding DUF1294 domain-containing protein, with the protein product MMEVLVGYYIFINIVGFIIMKVDKQRAIEHRWRIPELHLWGIALLGGALGTWMGMQTFRHKTKLLLFRIGLPFITFLHIGFWGYFLTA
- the rplT gene encoding 50S ribosomal protein L20 translates to MPRVKGGTVTRQRRKKVIKLAKGYYGSKHTLYKVANQQVMKSLMYAYRDRRQKKRDFRKLWIARINAAARMNGLSYSRLMHGLKVAGIEVNRKMLAELAVSDEKAFAELATAAKNSLNK
- the rpmI gene encoding 50S ribosomal protein L35 — encoded protein: MPKMKTHRGSAKRFKKTGSGSLKRSHAYTSHLFANKSQKQKRKLRKSAMVSKGDFKRIRHMLDNLR
- the infC gene encoding translation initiation factor IF-3, coding for MISKDMMVNDGIRAREIRLIGQNGDQLGIKSKVEALEIAARANLDLVMVAPNAKPPVCRIMDYGKFRFEQQKKDKEARKNQKVISLKEVRLSPTIDEHDFNTKLRNAIKFLEKGDKVKASIRFKGRAITHKEIGQRVLDRFSAACAEVSTIESHPKMDGRSMFLILAPKNEK
- the thrS gene encoding threonine--tRNA ligase; protein product: MSELMKITFPDGAVKEFERGTTTEDIAASISPGLKKKAIAGKLNGELIDLRSPINIDGEISIIMQDSDEALGIMRHSTAHLMAQAIKRLYGNVKLGIGPVIENGFYYDIDMEESLTPEDLQKIEKEMKKIVSENLDVVRVEVSREEALRRYEELNDELKLELIRELPEGETISIYEQGEFFDLCRGIHVPSTGKIKEFKLLSIAGAYWRGDSKNKMLQRIYGTAFFKKAELDEHLRLLEEAKERDHRKIGKELDLFFNSQKVGQGLPLWLPKGATIRRVIERYIVDKEVELGYDHVYTPVMGSVELYKTSGHWDHYQDGMFPPMEMDNEQLVLRPMNCPHHMMVYKNSIHSYRQLPVRIAELGTMHRYEMSGALAGLQRVRGMTLNDAHIFVRPDQIKDELKRVVNLVLEVYKDFGLDDYSFRLSYRDPENKEKYFDDDAMWEKAQGMLKEAMDELGLDYFEAIDEAAFYGPKLDVQVRTALGKEETLSTVQLDFLLPEKFDLTYVGEDGKQHRPVVIHRGVVSTMERFVAFLIEEYKGAFPTWLAPVQVQVIPVSPDAHFDYAKEVQDLLKSKGIRVEMDERNEKIGYKIREAQMQKIPYMLVLGDNEIQERAVNVRKYGEQKSETISLEKFVGELVKEAKR